TGTATTAATTGATGCGTTCTGACAATaatcactttaaaaaatgtaatactgtatataggTCTAAAGTGATTGTAATATTGTTGCCTGTATTAAAAATCAGAATTATTGCTGCATTCAGTACAGCCTGTATAACCACTACCAGCTGTAGGACACTACAGTATTAAACACAGTTAATCAGTCTCGACCAAAGATGGTAAATAGATAACACATACCAGTATCGCAGTCTATGCCAACATTTCTATGTGCTTTTTTCCATATGTTGTGTATGAAAATTGAACTCATGTATTCTTGGCTGCACAGCAGTATTTTCTCATTTGTGTTCCCCAAATTGTAATATATTTGGTGAGTTCTGAGCACTTCAgaatttatttacacacactgttgactttttcctgtttatttatgtatagatACACCCCTATAATGTCCCGGTATGCTTACTTCAAACATTACAAGAGTGGCTACAGTTGAATTCCGCACCCTCCACTTTTCTGATAAATTGTCAGTCACTGTAATGGTCTATAGTGTCACATGCCATAGGATGAATGCCAATAGAATCTTCCTTAAAAAGCCTGCTCTGCTCGCCCTCAGAAAACTGTCCACACTAAATAGAAGCAAACCTGTTCTAAAACCAAGTTTAAACTTATTGTTTATACAAGGAAGGAGATGTGGAGTTGGTTATTACATCACTCACACTGTAGGTGTAAAGGCAAGGTCATGGCTGGGCTCTGGCTGCAGTATGTATTTGTAGCTAATTCACTCAGAAAAACATACAGAGCATGAGGACATGAGTCACACTCTACGAATCAGTGATACATATAACGAGAAAGGCCTGTAAGATAATAATGAAACTGCAGTCCACTCAGTAATATACTATAAAGAGAAAGTGTACACATTTAGTTTATCAAGTTTAACAACACACACCTGACCTTGTTATCTgcacactgtggttaatcaagctcatagtaaaacctggataggtgaaactgctatgtaataagTCTTGTTTTCATGTTTGCAGAATAGGCATTGTAATGTATGCTGGTTGTTTAACACTAACTAAGAGCTGAGTTGCTgacattgaaattgaaattgaaatttcCCTTGTGGTGTCAAGACTTTTTTCAACTACAAAACCCCAGTTTAAATTTATCATGAGAATGCACAAAAAAACCCTCAGCCAACATAAGTTAATGTTACAGTCTGCTCTTTGACATGAACCTCAATTAAGAACCACTTCTCTATGCATTTACTGAAAATGTTTACTTCATGAAATCTGTATCTTATTATAGCATCTAgaatgactacaacagtagcaaCTTGGAGAGCAACAAAGAatgccttctaatcagttactgTACTTATACGGCCCTTCATTTTAATATAACCGATAAACTTTTACGATAAGCATTTGCTAactttcagttttaaaacttagtaatggttcacaacataacacagtgcaatgatcacagtatcatgtagtaattgtaggacagtattgccacgtgtgaaaactttataAAGCCGAATTCAtgtcttgacctttaactcgcaagtatttctgGGGAAAAATCGATAGTATATCCTGCCCAACTCATATATCCTGCCCAACTTGGAAAAGCTTGGAAACACCACCTTTTCACCAACTTGAGTTAGTTGTCCATAGAAACGAGGTATAATACAGAGCTGGGGAATCCCAGCAATCATCTGCACTGTACTGTGTATGATGGTCAGAGCTGGGTCTTTGCTGATTTTCAGCTGCTTGTGTTGTTTCAAGAGACAATTAAATTTCATTCCCTGCATTGAATTACTAATCTGTTTTATTAATTCTATACTAGCTCAGGGGTTTCAGATCAACACACAGGCAAAGTGTATTGAACCTGTATCCTGCTCTTCTCAATAAGGCAAATGTGCCACCCAGTGGCAGGATCTGGTACTACTCAGAAACCGATTCTAATATAACACAAGCAATTAAACAGTCATGGTATGGCAcaataatatattgtatttgacAGACTTACATATATGCATGTAGACAGATGGATAGGGAAAGCTGGGCCCTTTCTGTTGTTATGGTAGATACACAATGACTATGGTTTGCCCTTGCATTTCAAGTGCTTTACCAAGCATGACCATAGTTTTCTGTGCTTCATTATAACTGCATCCAATTTACTACCCTTTGTGATGCTTTTTACCATGGTGATATAGAGAGGGAGCCAGAGTAaacttgtttaaataaaaattataaaaaaaacacaaatacagaaataaactcTGTACTGTTgtttacacaaaaatataaattaatttacaaaacatGACGAGCACTTCCTTAGGCGAGTGGTAGACTCCCTGGCGGATATCGAAAGTGCTGTGCATGTGAAGAAGTTAATGCTGAAGTAGGAGACCCTGTAGAGACCGAACCGGTTACCAGCCAGTTCCATCCGCCGCTGGGAATCAGACACCAGGGCTGGTGGTCAGAGCGCTGAAACTGCAAAGAAAAGAGTGTGAGAGTAACATCCACCCCCCACCACGGCAAAACAAAACCAGAGCGATCAGCACCATAGTCTCACGTGTTGCAacgactgtttaaaaaaacatacctggaatttttctattcattgttaacatccggacaactttttacacatatacatttaaagcctgtttcaaagctcttttcaaaatgtccgctctagtgcactggggtttgagatctgtcctctaaatcactgcaggaagagcgatttaaaaaaaaaaaaaaaaacacacacaacataacaagtgctctggcttttctgttccgtaccacatcatggatcgttatcgctgtgttacctgtttgacaacgtggccaataatccttacactatcagtgcactagagcagacattttgaaaagagctttaaaacagactttaacgttataagtgtaaaaagttgtcaggatgttaacaataaaaaaataattccaggtccgttatttaaacagttgtagcagcatgtggggacgtggaacgctactttttcggaaccccgctacttactctttaacattaACTTATTTCTCAAGTGCCTTGGAGAAGGTTCTGTGTTGGATGATCAGCATTTAATTACAGCCCCCCCTATAGCATGGAATAGACTAAGATTACGTTTATTTTAATTAGTAAGTTAGTTTGGTCTGTtgctggtcatcttgccaggacacccttgtaaatgaggcctcggtctcaatgggtttatgaataaataaataaataaataaaatgaacagtaaccTTAGTAgcactgtaattacacaattAACAGGCACTGATCATCTCATACAATTACAAAGCGATATTACCATGGAACAAAATACATAACACATGTGTAATCAACTGGACTTAAAAGTATTACCAATGTAGCTACTTCCAGTATTTCCTATGTTACTTGTATTCCTTTCTCTACCTATCTGCTGCCCTGAATACAAATTCAAAACGTCCTTCTGGACAAGACCTGGGGTCTAACTGAATCTCCTGAAGCTCACCTCTCAATGATACAGTTATTGTGCTGCAGCTCCTGTGCCACTGCCTGCATCTCGTCTCTCAGAAGCCGAATCCTGGAAAAAAAACGTGAAACACAGCATTTAACACTGCATtccctgaaaaacaaatatatatttttaatcttgAGATTAAAAGCACTAAAACCAGGATTGCAgccgagcccggctcttttgcattgtggttaagacgctcgctagcggtgcgcggggtcgctggctTGTGCATAGCCTCCGCCCTGCTACACAacactgtaatgtatttatttgtgaatggCCAGGCCTTAGCCAGATATATTTGGAAGTTAGAAAGTGCGAGAGTTTAGTAAAGGTAAAGGTAGGTATGCTGCCGGAAGAAAAATATGTAACTGCTGCTATTCTAATATAAACAATTGTTCTGAAAACTGAAAATGCTCTTATTCTAACTAACATACTGATAGGAAAATCAAAATGACAATTTTTTGGAGAAGGTTTTGCTAGATGCTAGAGACGCTGCTGGACTTTTTGCACTGATGCATCAGTGAATACAGATAATTGCCTTTTGATTCTCTCTTAAGAACCCAACGCTCCACAGGCATATTCCTAAAAGACCCAAACCTCTACCCTGCCCACCTCAGAGCCATCTGTGCGTGGCTGTCCTCCAGATATGCGGTTGACGGGTCGGACCAGGGCGCCTCCTGCTGGATCCTCAGCAGAGCGTTTTTCAGGGTCTGTgggagagaaacaaacaaaacaggagtCTGTGCTTTAACATGTACCTACTGAGTTTTTACTGTTCTTTACTTCACTTTTATGGGCTTTAACCATGGTCTGTCACCTTTTAATAGGGGCATCAATACCATGCTGGGGCATTGGATTAGTACCCCCTACTGCCCCACACCATGTAGTGCAATTCCTGGTCTTCCTTGGAGGTCATGTGTACAGGCACTGCTCCAGTGTGGAGGTGGTACCAGCCTCCCTTCTCGTTATAACAGACAGGCTATTCCCCTGTACTCTACTGGACCAAGCCCCAGCATCTCCACAGGGAAGCCGAGCCCCAGCATCTCCACAGGGAACCCGAGCCCCAGCATCTCCACAGGGAAGCCGAGCCCCAGCATCTCCACAGGGAAGCCGAGCCCCAGCATCTCCACAGGGAAGCCGAGCCCCAGCATCTCCACAGGGAAGCCGAGCCCCAGCATCTCCACAGGGAAGCCGAGCCCCAGCATCTCCACAGGGAAGCCGAGCCCCAGCATCTCCACAGGGAAGCCGAGCCCCAGCATCTCCACAGGGAACCCGAGCCCCAGCATCTCCACAGGGAACCCGAGCCCCAGCATCTCCACAGGGAACCCGAGCCCCAGCATCTCCACAGGGAACCCGAGCCCCAGCATCTCCACAGGGAACCCGAGCCCCAGCATCTCCACAGGGAACTCGAGCCCCAGCATCTCCACAGGGAAGCCGAGCCCCAGCATCTCCACAGGGAACTCGAGCCCCAGCATCTCCACAGGGAACTCGAGCCCCAGCATCTCCACAGGGAAGCCGAGCCCCAGCATCTCCACAGGGAAGCCAAGCCCCAGCATCTCCACAGGGAACCCGAGGCCCTAGACGTTTCTAAGACAACGTGACTCACCTTGCTCTGGTGATCCTGGCATCCCTCCAGCTCACCAAAGAGACTCTTGAAAACACTGTTGAACTCTCTGAGCTGAGTCTTCATCTCGAACAGCGCGCTGGAGAAACATGGGGTGGGAATAAGAAGGACAGTGCAGTGTCCTTTAGTAGcttcattttcactgctcccctcatCACTTCTTTGTTTTCTAACACATCTGCTCAGCTTGGAAAACACCTGACAGAACAGAACTATAGGAACAACCCTCAATAGTTCTGACATGAATATGTCTTTAAGAACACATTTTTAGGATCCTCATTAAAAATGTAGATCCTATTGCGCTGATCGTGTCTGTCTGCCTGATcatgtccgtctgtctgtctgacacAAACATTTTTAGGTTCTCCATTCAAATGGTGGACCCTTATGCACAAGTTGTAGATTAATGTAGATCATTTGCCATCCTTTAGTTAAAATCTGTTAACACCGACAGGATTACCTTCACTGCACTGCTTACCTGGTCCAACAGCCAGACACAGAGAGCACAGCCTGGTACTTCTGTACACATTCATCTCGGAATAAGGACTTCACTTTCTTCACATGCGTTGTCAAGTTAATCCTAGTGAAGCGCCAAACGAAACGTTACCAACATAAACCTCATACAAAGCACTGTAGCAACAGCCATCAATGCACAATTTGAAGAGAATTTGCTTGGAGTGCGTCTTCCTAATGTCAGAATATTCGCATTAAGGTATTGAAGCGTAGTGTATTATTTATACTTACTTTTCAAACTTGTGTATCTGTTCATCGTTATACAACAGGTCTGTAAAAAGTAAACATGGTTATATTTTCAGATTTACTGGCTTTTCTTCTGGGTATCTACTTGACCTTTCACCTCTAAAAGGCACAGACTGAAATGCTGTCTGCAGAGCAATCGGCATGACGTCTGATTTGACATTTGAAAAGGTGAGAAGCAGACAGATTATGAGTGCGCTCTGTCATCAGGTACCTCTGTGATCAAGGACACAGACCACACTCAGTAGAAATCATTCTGCGATGTATTTGTTGAGGTATCATTAACCCCTTCAGGACCATACAATGTTTAGTCTGAACAGCGTatagagacagagatagataCGTGATGTTGCACTCGTGACAGGTCTTAGCACACTTTGATATCTATAAAGCAAAAGtgtacagtgtgggtgtgtaTATACATAGGCAGCGTACTTACTGACTGTCATTTTGTCTTTCCGGTACTGATGGTATATTGCCAATATCATTTCCAGCAAGTAGTCCATCTTCTGTGTGCTGAAAGAAAGCAGTGGGAATAGCTGCAGTATTTGAGGTGCAGAACAACAATTCCCATTCAGTCGGCATTAGCAGGGCTTTACCGGTAAATTGCAGTGAAGGGCAATACATTGAACCAAGCCAGACCAGGACCAAGCCCAACTCAGACCATGCCCAGCCTAGGTAAGACCCAATCAGATCCGACCCAATGTTAAACAAGcatacccttataaaggtttaccgtGGTATAACATGCTAAAACCACAGTAAATGCATATTACAACCATAAAAGCAAGATAGACTACAAAATGACACTGCAAACTTGTTGATCTCCCATCAATAAAAGACTAAATGCCCTTCTGGACCTTGAGATTTCTTTAGAAGTAATTTCTTTTACTGAAAGGCTCCCAGTACAAACTCAGAAATCTGGCAATAATTCAACAGTTCCAGCTCCGAGAAGCTTCAGGGCATTGATCAAGGTTCAGGAATAAAAACAGAAGTGACAGAACAATGAAACACGAAAGCACCGTGGTCGAGCTGCAGATAAATCTAGAGCAACATAATATTGCGGTCTGAAGACAGCCTAGGATGTACTGTGCCTTTTCCCTCAGTCACTCATCTAACATTGGTGTAGACACTGCCATactaaaataaatagaaaatgaatCAATTCAACTGGTACCGTGTgagtatgtgtgtctctgtgagtgtatGTCAGGGAGTGTctgtgacagacagcgaatgaatcctagtcaacaatctccctcctgacctgtgagggcgctgtgtaatgggcacagtgtgccccggactggatggtttgacagttcaatccagggtcagttggaagtcggtcatccaggaaggggcggagccacaatactagaagtcatcgccttaatgcggtaggcgatgtgtcagtcacgaaTTGGACTCGCCACCGAAGGAGGCGTAACtcagggtatttcaggggatgtggccgagcaatcTGGTCCTTCGATTGGTTACGGAAAGGACCCGTTTAGGAAACGGAAGTAATTTATTATTgtgcgtgttttgtttgtttgattgtgctGTTTTATcgtttgtcactgttagacagctaacactaactgggagctgtcgctacaagccagcaccaaaacccagactacactgcaccactgtctCACAAACTGTTGTCTTTCACCCCACCTGCACATGAGCactcactgtctggagaagtgaccgtgtctgtgttgggTGTGATTATAAAGTGTCGTATTACTTCGGGACTGAAACCCctgttttgcacggagcgatacacattgctgtgtagagcccatgcttattatCTAAGTGTTGTTGACATGCAACCCAGTCAAATAAAGGAGCtcttttattgaactttcactgtctggtgtgtgttattcctgcgcactgtgtgtgtatgcgagtgtgtatgtgtgtttatactCACGTTTTATCCTCTGCTAGTGTTTCCGAGTGCTTGGACCACTCTGCTTTCATTCGGTCCAGTTTGTTTTGAATGTCATGGATGCTGTTTATGTAACCCAAGAGGGTTTCCTGTAACTGAAATGGAAAAGAAACCCCAGCAATGCTTAACAAAGAGCTTCTCCTCTAAAAGTCAATCTCTGAATAAGAGAGAGGAGATGCAGATGCGAAACTCCAAATGGAAGAGGAAACGTCGGTGCTCTCGGTATTCCTCACAGTACATACCAGCTGCAGCTTCTTCCTCTGCTCTGGGTAGTCTTTGAGCTCCGGCACATTGGTGTCCACTGCAAACCCGCAGCTTGATTGAAAACGAGTTCAACGGAATAGCATTAGGCAGGACAGTAGCAGGAGGgccaacagaaaaataaattacagaatGATAAAACACAGAAAAGTACTAAACAAATGCTGTGTGTTCTGGATAAATGTACTGGAGTCTATTAGCTACACTGCCAAGATACTTGTAGCTACagtaaaatgtatacattgtttTTTATGCTAGCTTTTTAGAAAATAGCAGTCACGTTCCACTTTATATTAAGGGTCTCTAAATACATAACCGAGTATGTCACTGCAATGCAACTACACCACTATTACAGTAGAACAGGGAagagagctgttttttttattttttttgcttgttgtGGGGAAGACGAGTCAGTCAGAGTTGCACAATGTGTTGTGACTTACAGCCTGTACACCCTCTCCTCAGCACTCTTGCAGAAAGACAGCATCAGGTTCAGCATGTTGATTTTCTGTACCGCATCCAGCCTCATATTTTCCCTGTTAACACAAAGCATACCCAGTTAGGAGTTTGTGTACAAAATTAGGATGCAAAGTTAAAAAGTTTTATCAAATCAATATGTTTTATCAAATCAATACATGGAACCCATGTTAAAtcatggtaaactacagtaaatcatAGTACAAGTATGTTACTCGTTTATATGGATAGAGATGGTGTTTCATACAGGTTTTTGTCCATACTTACATCAGCCAGTAAAACCCTTGCAATACCAATGCCTGCCATTTCAGTAAGGAGTGGCTTATTCTTAAATACTGGTGCACTGTGCTCACTATGCACTGAGAAAAAGGAACAAGAAAAGAAACAGAACTCTCACATTGAGCACCGAAATGACTAGCAGTAAATGACAATAGGTTTAGACTCTTTAGACAATAGTCAGCTGTTTATTTGTACAGAACACACATACCTTTGACAAACTGTAATCGGCAAGAACATCAAACCTTGGTGGAAAAAACGGGATTTCAGCTTTAATGAaagcaaagaaaaataattaaaaccagaACATCACAATGTTGGCAATTTTATAAACAATTTCTTTAAATGAAACATGGAATAAACTACAGACTAACTAAGCATTGCTGTTAAATGAAGGACATTGGTATTTGTATTCCACACCCGAAGTTGCTAAATTCTTTCCTTCAGAAACGGTTTGTTATGTCCAGGAATGTACCATTCAGCTGGTAAATAGATAACCTATTACACAATATCCTGGACAAAATATCAAAGAGAATCTGTTGAAAAAGCTACTGAAATGACAATGGGAGTGGTGCAGTCTCCTCTCCTCCACTGATATCACCGTTGCCCCCTGGCTTACGTTCGCGAAACTGCACTCCGATGAGCTTCTCTGGTTTGTCTGGCTTCTCGGGCTCCAGGCTCACCACGAACAGGGGCTTATCCTGGGAGGTGGGGGGGAGGCTCCCCACCTTCATGCTGGCCTCGAGGGGGTAGTAGTGCCCCTCAAAGAGGTACTGCTGGCACTTGGGATGGATCCTCGCCAGTTTGAAAACCTCCTCCATTAAAATAGAGGCCCTGTCACGGCAAACGAGAGAGACGACTGCATTTGTCCTTCACCCAAGTTAATCAGGCATGTATACTTTCGAGGTGTGCTTTCTAATTCACAAACTCATTTACTACTTACTTAGCCCTTTCAGCACTGCAAAGAGACAATCCTACCAGAACTaaataaatagtttcagtgtcttgtaTGGATTTTATAAACACCTTTAACAAGGACAACTTCACAACCTAAGATACTCCAAGAAACATGTTTTAAGACACATTTTTACTCTGTGGATGAACAGAACAAACTAGCGCCAACACGCCTGGGCCCAGCACTCACGTATTATAAGAGTGGATGTAGATTTGGTGTAGCGTGGCCTGCTGCAGTGAGAACACGTGGATCACCACTCTGTGAATGATATCCGTGGTCCCAGCGAAGAACTGGTCGAAGCCCCAGCACGTCTCCTGGTTCGCTTCCAGGATATTGGCCAGGACTGGAACCAACTGGGACTTCAGGCCTCTGCAACACAAAGGGAAGGCTGGCTTGCTTGCTGGCTGCACCTGCAAGTCTTTCAATTGTGTAATATAAAAAGCGGTGCGAGGACACTCACGCGGAGAGCTGACACGCGACCGGCAGATCGTAGCTCCACTCTATCTGACCGTCTTCCAGACGCTGAACTCCCGATATCGCCCCCCTCGGCTTCTCCGTGGTGATTTTATACCTGGAGAGAAGAACAGCTGAATCACTGAAAGATACtctttaaaattacaaaacaaacagaatccACAGTTATTTCAC
The sequence above is drawn from the Acipenser ruthenus chromosome 29, fAciRut3.2 maternal haplotype, whole genome shotgun sequence genome and encodes:
- the LOC117431931 gene encoding inhibitor of nuclear factor kappa-B kinase subunit epsilon-like, yielding MMLSTVNYLWSLDDVLGQGATASVYKARNKKTGELVAVKVFNNVSYQRPLEVQMREFEMLRKLNHVNIVKLFAVEEVTHVNNKQKVLVMEFCSGGSLLNQLEDPEHAFGLPESEFLIVLQCVVAGMNHLRENGVVHRDIKPGNIMRRVGEDRCSIYKLTDFGAARELEDDEKFLSLYGTEEYLHPDLYERAVLRKPQQKSYGVAVDLWSIGVTFYHTAAGSLPFIPFGGPRKNKQIMYKITTEKPRGAISGVQRLEDGQIEWSYDLPVACQLSAGLKSQLVPVLANILEANQETCWGFDQFFAGTTDIIHRVVIHVFSLQQATLHQIYIHSYNTASILMEEVFKLARIHPKCQQYLFEGHYYPLEASMKVGSLPPTSQDKPLFVVSLEPEKPDKPEKLIGVQFREPEIPFFPPRFDVLADYSLSKCIVSTVHQYLRISHSLLKWQALVLQGFYWLMENMRLDAVQKINMLNLMLSFCKSAEERVYRLCGFAVDTNVPELKDYPEQRKKLQLLQETLLGYINSIHDIQNKLDRMKAEWSKHSETLAEDKTTQKMDYLLEMILAIYHQYRKDKMTVNLLYNDEQIHKFEKINLTTHVKKVKSLFRDECVQKYQAVLSVSGCWTSALFEMKTQLREFNSVFKSLFGELEGCQDHQSKTLKNALLRIQQEAPWSDPSTAYLEDSHAQMALRIRLLRDEMQAVAQELQHNNCIIESFSALTTSPGV